The sequence tacacagaagtgatcaaaaggtgtgaCGTTTCGACCCACACTCAGGTCTTTGTCAAACACGATCAGGATGGAAGTCAGGGCTTGGCTGGCTGTGCTAGCGGGCATCAGGTATTGACACTATGTGTCTGTAGGCAGTCATCTCAGTACCAGGCACCAGATTGGACCCTATGCCAGGGGCCCGCAAAACTTGGACCAATCTTGCCCAAATCTCTGTTTCATACAAATAATTATCACAATTCttcattatattttatatgttgtattttttattattatgtataaaTGATGCAAAATCCAgctagaaattgcaattatttcactgcttctacgacGGTTCTCTGGCAGAGAAGCCCtgacaaatccccccccccatgtatatataGATGTCTTCTTCCTTAACTGTCCTATTACAAGATCTTCACAATACAACAACAGGATCCACGTTTCTGGCCACTTTACCATCAAGAGTCTCCTAATGATTAATGACCAAACTTTTAGTTATTTGAGGATATGAGACATATTTTGTGTGGAGCAATAATCCTGTGTCCATCATGGATCCTCATCTCATCATGGACATCAGCAGTTCATCCTCAGATAAAATAATTCTCATCAATTCTGAAAGATTGGATCAGATTATGTGACCACAGCTACTTATACCACAGGGAATCATACagcaggatacatatatacactcaccggccactttattaggtacattagCTGCAGAATACAATGAAGCTGTTTCTAGCATTTTTTATATATGATCCCCTGCAGTGGGGGCAAGGTTAAGATTCTCTTGTTCCCTCCCGGAGTCATCGGGAGGTTCACTTAAGGCTTTTTCTACCCTTAAGGGGATGGATTTCAGGAAACCCTGTCTGAAATCTTGACCCATAAAAACATAAATGATTGGGTTGATACAACTGTTAAGATAAACCAGGATGAGAATAATAGTATTTACCGTAAAATAATATCTGATATGTAGAGGTACTAGTGGCCAAATGTAATACGGAGCCCAGCAGATAAAGAAACACAATATAACAGCGGTGATGATCCTGTAGGGTCTCTGAGATCTCTGGCGTCTCTTACTTTTTCTTAGTTTGAGAAAAACGGTGACGTAACTCGTGAAGATGATGAGGAAAGGGATCACAAACATTAGAACAAACCTGATCAGGAGAATAGTCTTCGTTTCAATAATGCTCTCATAACTATAAATAGGTAAAATATccattaaaataataattaaaccaACCCATAGTATACTAAACATCCAGATAATTCCTGCAGTGATTCTCACTAGTTTCTGTGTCCTATAGACTTTAGCCCAAAATGGCCACATGACCGATACCCAGCGATCAATACTCATGGCCGTCAGGAGAAGAGAACAAGTGGTCATGTTTATACGCAACAGAGTATAATAAAGGGCACAGAATAGAAATGATGATGAAAAATGGCACATATCATCTGAAACCAAGCCTGCAATTATAATAGGAAGAGAAGTGCAGCACAGGAGGTCCGCGATGGCCAGGTGGAGGAACCACACGGCACTGATTGTCTTCTTCATCCTGAATCCGGCAATCCAGATGACTAATCCATTCCCGATAATCCCGAGAAGGAAAATGATGCTGAATGATGTGATTGTCACTATCTGTATAACGTCCATCTTGTCAGCGGTTGTGTAATTTGTCTCGTAGTTCTCATCATATGACCTGAGAAGACATGATGGGGAGATGTTTAGGCTGGTGAAAGATTTAGGGCGTCATTTATCATTTCCTTGACATTTGTGTTTTTGCTcctatttgctgcatattgtcttttttttgcctCAGTTCGCCGTGTATTGTTGCGCCCTATTTatcattacattgcgcctctttacagatgtttgcgtCTGATTTATTATTCTATTGCGCCTATATGGGGGCAAATAATTGGGCAATAACTCTCCAGTCCTGACCATGGGTAGGAAAGGCGGTGGTGTGATTTGCTCAACAAATtgcgccttttttaaaatttgcacctaataaggtgcaaaaaaactgcatttaacaaagagccaaaacgacaaagacaaatgaggtgcaaaaaatagactcacaacaggcgcaaaaatgggggaaataagataaatgacccccttagagTTTCAAGAATCTCCATTTTGTACTCGGAACATACAGATGTAACAATGTGACTTTCTGCATAATCTATAAGAAAGTGTCTCTAGAAGCCTCTGCTCTCATCTTTGTTATTATACACAGAAACCTCCATGCAGCGTCTCATCCATACACAGGACGCACATCCTTAtactaggagaagatgaatgCTGAATGCTGTGCAATGTCATCACACtcagatataaaacataaaccTACAGGTTGTAGGGATCCAGGTATTCaggtgtatcaggtgatgtcaggtCATAATCTTCTGGATACATTCTGACTGCGCTCCTAAAGAAAATATAAATGAT comes from Engystomops pustulosus chromosome 6, aEngPut4.maternal, whole genome shotgun sequence and encodes:
- the LOC140065832 gene encoding C5a anaphylatoxin chemotactic receptor 1-like gives rise to the protein MDVIQIVTITSFSIIFLLGIIGNGLVIWIAGFRMKKTISAVWFLHLAIADLLCCTSLPIIIAGLVSDDMCHFSSSFLFCALYYTLLRINMTTCSLLLTAMSIDRWVSVMWPFWAKVYRTQKLVRITAGIIWMFSILWVGLIIILMDILPIYSYESIIETKTILLIRFVLMFVIPFLIIFTSYVTVFLKLRKSKRRQRSQRPYRIITAVILCFFICWAPYYIWPLVPLHIRYYFTVNTIILILVYLNSCINPIIYVFMGQDFRQGFLKSIPLRVEKALSEPPDDSGREQENLNLAPTAGDHI